Proteins from one Shewanella pealeana ATCC 700345 genomic window:
- the ftsE gene encoding cell division ATP-binding protein FtsE, translating to MIRFEQVSKVYPGGQKALADVNFHLKRGEMAFLTGHSGAGKSTLLKLITVIERANGGRVSINGHDIAKVTRSQVPYLRRDIGMIFQNHHLLMNKSVFDNVALPLIIEGFSIGEIRKRVAGALDMVGLYGKERHNPIMLSGGEQQRVGIARAIVNKPPLLLADEPTGNLDPKLSMDILRLFETFNDAGTTVLIATHDLGLIARMKYRTLTLKQGRVLGAEELNAQDGLGIN from the coding sequence ATGATTCGATTTGAGCAGGTAAGTAAAGTCTATCCCGGCGGGCAAAAAGCCCTCGCGGATGTGAATTTTCATCTAAAGCGTGGTGAGATGGCCTTTTTAACTGGTCACTCAGGTGCGGGTAAGAGTACGCTGCTCAAGCTGATCACCGTTATCGAAAGAGCTAACGGTGGTCGCGTTTCAATTAATGGTCATGATATCGCCAAGGTGACTCGCTCGCAGGTGCCTTACCTGCGTCGTGATATTGGTATGATCTTTCAAAATCATCACTTGCTGATGAACAAGAGTGTATTCGATAACGTTGCCTTGCCTTTGATTATCGAGGGCTTCTCGATTGGTGAGATCCGCAAACGTGTTGCTGGAGCCTTAGATATGGTGGGTTTATATGGCAAAGAGCGCCATAACCCCATCATGCTATCGGGTGGTGAACAGCAAAGAGTGGGTATCGCTCGCGCGATTGTGAACAAGCCGCCACTATTATTAGCCGATGAGCCGACTGGTAACTTAGATCCTAAGCTATCTATGGATATTCTGCGTCTGTTTGAAACCTTCAACGATGCAGGGACCACGGTACTTATCGCAACCCATGATCTAGGCTTGATTGCACGAATGAAATATCGAACCTTAACCCTTAAACAGGGCCGAGTTCTCGGCGCTGAAGAGCTAAATGCTCAAGACGGCCTCGGCATTAACTGA